GGTCGCTGATGATCACTTCAAAGTCTTCCTCTTTTAGCAGTTCCATAGCATCCTCTGCAGATTCCGCAGTGAAGATTTTGTAATCCCGCCTAAAGGATGCTTTAAAGCCTGTTAAGTTGTTGGGCTCATCATCAACATATAAAATGTTGGGTTTTGTGCTCATAATTATTATCTGTTGCCTTATTCTATTATTATTCTGTTTTTTTTCTCATAGAACTTTGCTTATTAAGCAAATTGCTTCTTCTTTCTTGTTTGTATGTTTCCAAGTCTTGTTTTTGTGTGTCTTGATTCTTATACCTTTGAATTTTAGGGAGGCGGATGGTAAATTCAGTGCCTTTTCCCAATTCAGTTTTCAGCTCCAAATGTGCATGGTGTTTCTCAACAATGGTATGTACAATAGACAGTCCCAAACCGGTGCCTTCACCTACATCCTTAGTAGTGAAAAAGGGCTCAAATATACGATTGCGCGTAGTTTCATCCATACCGGTACCGTTGTCTTTAATTTTAATAATTACATCCTCTGCTGCATCTTCAGTCACTAATGTAATCAATCCTTTTTCATTTTCTGCATATTCTTTCTCACCAATGGCATGTACAGCATTGTTTAATATATTCATAAATAACTGATTTATTTTACCCGGATAGCATTCTATAAGCGGTAAATCAGCAAAATGCTGTTGAATTTCTACTTTCTCTTTTAGGGCACTATTGAGCAATAAAAGTGTGGACTCCAGGCAATTATTGATATCCGCTTTCTTTAAATCAGTTTCATCCAGGCGGGAAAAAGTGCGCAGGCTTTTTACTATTTCTACGGTTCTATTTGCACCTTCATTAATTCCTTTTAAGAGTTGATCTATTTCATCCAACGTGAATTGCAAATCGAGCTCTTCTTTTAAAGCTTCTACTTCTGCCAGTTTTTCAGACAGGTTTTCTTCATCTTTAATTTCGGCATATTTTTCCAGTATCTGTAAAATATCATTGATGTCTCTTTTTAAAGGGTTGATATTGGAAACTACAAAATTGATGGGGTTGTTGATTTCATGCGCAATACCTGCTGTAAGCTGTCCCAGCGATGCCATTTTTTCAGCATCTACCAGTTGTGACTGTGCCTGCTTAAGGTCGGTTATGGCCTTGCTCAGGTATTCATTGGATTGTTGCAGGGCCTCTGTTCGCTCTTTTACTTTTGATTCGAGGATTACATTTTGTTGTTCAACTATATTCTTGTTTTCTTGAAGCACATTTAATTCGTTTTGCTGCGCATCTTCTTTTTCTTTTTTAAGAATATTAATACGGTCTGCGAGGGCGAAAGATAGAAGAACTAAGCCTATAGTAGTACCTATTTCCAGACAATATACAGTTATAAGATTATAGGGGAGTATACCGAAATCCTTTAGTATAAAAACTACAACACTCAATAAAAATATTGTCCATGCTACAAAAAAGAATTTTGCAGAACGGTAACCTTTTCGCATAATAGGGATAGAAGTAATTATTATTAAAATAGATATCATTAAAGCGGTTGATTGTAAAAGTTTATAGCTAACCTGAGGGAACCCTATAAAATATATTATAGTAGAAACTATGTACATGACTATAAATAAATTATATAGTCGATCTAGCTTTTTCACGTATAATTTTGTTCTTAGAAAGTTTCTTATGAAAAAAATTGTAGCAAAACCTATGATTGCAGGTGAAAGAGCAACACTTAATTCAGCTAGTTGTGGGGATGTTGGCCATAACAATTTATATGTATAACCGTGATGACTAACGTGTGT
The Chitinophagales bacterium DNA segment above includes these coding regions:
- a CDS encoding 7TM diverse intracellular signaling domain-containing protein, encoding MADLYILSPNGDIELQKMGENVSISERKYQHPNFIYSINIPKNETRTLFLKISNGQQIMLPLKIGSVEQIYNSISNRDVFSSMYIGIILIMVLFNFSLYLAIKDGSYIYYVGYILAAGLTHVSHHGYTYKLLWPTSPQLAELSVALSPAIIGFATIFFIRNFLRTKLYVKKLDRLYNLFIVMYIVSTIIYFIGFPQVSYKLLQSTALMISILIIITSIPIMRKGYRSAKFFFVAWTIFLLSVVVFILKDFGILPYNLITVYCLEIGTTIGLVLLSFALADRINILKKEKEDAQQNELNVLQENKNIVEQQNVILESKVKERTEALQQSNEYLSKAITDLKQAQSQLVDAEKMASLGQLTAGIAHEINNPINFVVSNINPLKRDINDILQILEKYAEIKDEENLSEKLAEVEALKEELDLQFTLDEIDQLLKGINEGANRTVEIVKSLRTFSRLDETDLKKADINNCLESTLLLLNSALKEKVEIQQHFADLPLIECYPGKINQLFMNILNNAVHAIGEKEYAENEKGLITLVTEDAAEDVIIKIKDNGTGMDETTRNRIFEPFFTTKDVGEGTGLGLSIVHTIVEKHHAHLELKTELGKGTEFTIRLPKIQRYKNQDTQKQDLETYKQERRSNLLNKQSSMRKKTE